The sequence TACATGAACTAAACTGACATAGTAAGTATGATAGATCAAAGCTACAATATACATCTCTTGACATCCTTCACAGTGTACTTTACTCAGACAACATTCTGTGAGCTATTGTACTATCTCTATGACAATTCCCTCTTCAAGAACTAGAGGTGCATTTAGTGTAGGCATAATTAAGAACAGGAAATtgaaataagatttttttataCACTATATCAAAAAAACAACTAGAACAATATTGATAAGGTTGGGGGACTTTTTTTAATGTAGTCATAACAATATACTGAAGTCAAGGTCACACCATTACACACTacagaaaaatattaattaataatctaaaccatTTAATGTTAGTAATAAGGAATGGATACTGTCAATGAGATAACAATGTCTACTATTAATGTTGATAGTTGTTATTTGAACATAATGAATGCTGATTATGCTTTTTGATATAGCCAATAAGGATATTGATGGCAATAAGAAAAACTGACTGGGATATTCTTAAAGAAGCAACGCTCACAAACAccatattttggtaaaatatatAAGTATAATACATATCACATAAGAGGTTTCCTAATAGTGTAATCGTGATTAATGCAGTCTATAACTCATCATGAAGCTGTAAAAATAAGTTAATATTATAAGTTATGACAGACTAACTGCCTTTAACTAGTATTGTATTGAAGCTAACTAACGTTTACTAATACACAACTGATCATGTGactgtatttcatatttttacatgATAAGAGTACATGTTGATGTAGTTTAgtacaaagaaaacatttaaattgtatgtttgcttgtaaataaagtacatttactATGTACTCATGTATATCCCATATTCTGTCTATAAGAATATTAactactgtattattataaatagcTATGTACTAAAAGTATTAGCACATGGAAAAGTACAGTCCATGTTGACTAACTGATACAGGAAGATGACACTGTCAGGTTTGTGTATGCTAGAGTAACTGTCACATTCCCTTTCATGAGCTGAGCTATCAATACCATATAAGGTAAAAAGCAAAGAACACAATATTAGTATACATCTATTCATATATGTGTGCATGTTGAGGAAATTGCTATGATTATGAATATAGTTAGCACTCTTAGTTCCCATTCCAATTGTGTCAGGTTGTAGTAGGACAATTCATAGGCATCTATTGCTGTTATGCTTTCATACTTCATCTCCTTTATACAATAACAGACCAATGTCACATGATAACGTTGATGATGTGTAGATATGCATTAGTGCTGAATTGACGCAGTAACAGCATGTATTGATATGTGTTTTGACAATGTGGTATATAACCTATTATTGTGTTCCATTCCTGTGTCTAATTGATAGAGCTATAAATAGAATCTtaaacttttgaaaacataCTACTACAAATAGAATACAACAAAGGATCTGTTAGTAATCgatcattataatttatttaactatCTGTCTATCCATgtttatctgtctatctatcattcatctatctgtctatctatcatATATCTATCTGGTCTATCTATcaatatctatctgtctatctatcatttatctatctgtctatctatctatatctatctgtTTATCTATCATTTAcgtatctgtctatctatcatatatctatctgtctatctatcataatctatctgtctatctatcatTTTAcgtatctgtctatctatcataatctatctgtctatctatcatatatctatctgtctatctatctatcattcATATGCTTATTTgttacacagacagacaaatggtAGAgagacaaatacatttttttaattctctaaTTTCTATCCATTCaattttactttcattttgtCCATTACCACATTCATTAGTAACTTCCAATCTTTTTAAGACgctttcaaataattttgagcCAGATTCATACATGTCGAAAATTGAGGAAGAGAGATGTTGATCCAATCAGTCCAAGAGAACAAATGCTTCCCTATAAAATGTGAGTAACAAAGAGAAGTCAAGAACAACTTATTTTAATGAAGCAATACacaatatgtatatcattttcTGTAGCATAGACAAGACACAAAAGCCAAACCAGTAGCGTGCAGATGTCCCTCATAATATGATTATCCAACACActcttaaatatatttagttaaggAGTTTCTACTTCCAGAGGCATCCTCCCTGCTTGTGCTTTAACTAAATACTGTATAAATATTGTTCTTAGGATACTTGCTATTTTAGCAAAAAAACTATTAGATCATAAGAtcacagttttaaaaaattaagaaaatattgTCAAATTGCTCGATTGGGCATCCAATCAATACagtgaataaaataaaaggtaacATACATTCACATTTATCAGATCAAAGTGATTGTAATATTAGCATTAATTTTTCACTTTTCATTAGTGTCTATTGTCACCTTTACAGTGAAAATTGATAACTGATAATTGgcataatatatactttttgcAGTGTAAGAATGAAtctcaaacaaaataatattaaattctaTCCATTCCTCCACCCACTCAACCTATACACTCTCCTATATATGTAAGACACAAATCCAACAAACattcaaaattacatattatgttATGAGGTGAGACCTATTTGTTGTTCATGTGTAACACCACACACCCAAACAGTTAGTGAGGCttcaattatattattatttattggctAAAATATACTACACAATATATGAAGCACCATCATAGTACAGtgggtattttttttcaaactcttaCAATTAATAGTAAATAAAGGCGTTGTTGAGTAGGGTGGCAAAaatgggggggggagggggggggtgtggggtggaTCACTATAAGtcccaataaaatattatatttcactGAGTGAATAACAACCTGCaaatttttgaggatatgtactTATGTATAGATAGTTATAGTGGTTTGTTGTGGGTCACAAAGAGTAATGATAAATGAAGTTAAAGGGCGTTGCTTCAACATGTTAtgagtttaatatatattatttagcaATTTATAGATGTTCATAGTCCCAAGATTACCTATCACGTTGTACGATATCATAAATCTGTACTGTgattattgtatatacagaatTAGAATTCTAGCAAAAGCAAGTTGCcttttctttaaattataattcaatttacTTAATGAGATTTTATTTTACTCAAAATATCATCAGTGTGCTTCAACAAAATCAGATGCTCATGTGACTCACACATGACACTTACTATAGCTTCAATACCAGTCCTTTCCTTGTACTGTGTATAGGACTATCTTGTCGGCTCATTAACTCAGCTAAATGACGGGAGCCATAGAGAGAATCCTCACTTGTCCATTCAACAAATGCCTCTTCTCCGTCAAGAAAATAACTTGAAGACTGTGTTCTTGAAGCTAGATAAATAACATCACAATGATGTCATAATTACAATATTGCATTTATTGACAAAATTATGACTTCGTGCTTTTTGCAACTGATTCAATAAATGCGAAAGTATTAATTAGAATTCTTTTATATGTAAGTGACGTTTGTAAGTTTCAGTCTAAACAATGCGTCCTCTGTCTGTTGTTAATTGATTGCAGAAACTAAGTAATTTTTAGTAAAAACACCTttatatgttttaaagtaattataGGATGTATAGGGGGGATGGAATAACTATTAACACTaaataatgatgtcataattGTATTTCCTATTGATGTCCACCATAGAATACTTGTCTAATATATCACTAAAATCTGTTACTATAATAAAATCAAATCAGTGGTGTTACTATATATTTAGATTTGTAAGGTGTAGAAATCTGTAATATATTGTTACAGTGTTTACTATAAATTAGAGTTGTGGATTTACTATATTTACATTTGTAAGTTGTGCGGTCTGTAATATATAACTGCTAAAGGTctgttactataaataaaatcatgtattatataaaataatttagggATTTGAGGGTTGTTAGAATCTTGTTTGATGATGTAATGTCATCCAACTTGGTGGgtgtttacatatataaaacGTTTAACAAACTATTGTTTTGAAGACAACCACACCCTATGACTCATTAGAATATGCATGATAACAAGTCATACAATTAGAATTACATGCCTAATTAACTAGTTCTAGAATGAAGTaataattacttaatatttGCTATTTTGTCCCCACTTAAAATCATTGGTATTCATACATTATAAACTATAACATTAACTAGACTCCAACCCTTTATTTAACTTACATCACGATTTTGCCCTAGTTTTTCATCCAATGTAAGTATTAGAATCTAAAATTATTCCAACAGGTACAGCAAGAGTCCCTGAGTGCTGCTCTACAAACTTTCGGGCCATTACTAAAGTACTTGGAGTCGTAGTTGTGCTGACCTAATACAAGTCTTTGACTTTTTATGAGCGGATCTAATGTAGCAATATATAGAAATGTAAATGTCTTATCACCAGCAATGGTTTTTATCAATAAATCGGTATCTAGTGGTGATATCCCAGTAAGTTTTATTAAAAGGTTGATTATTGAGAGATGCATAATGAGGTACTATGGAGGCTacgagtgagagagaagagagagaagacgagcagagagaggagaggatgagaggagagagagagagagagagatggaggagtgagagagacacgatcgagcgatgaggagagagagagagagagacgggagAGAGGCTATGGAGAGGACAGAGTAAATTACAGTTACTGGTAGGAaaacaatgaatatataattacaattacaGTGATATATATACTAGTTTACACACTACACTTATGGCTGGCTAAGTTCAAGTGGAAGGATACTTCGTTGTTTGCCCCCCAAAGAAAGCTAAGCTCACAAAAGCAAGACTTCTTCCAAACTCCTTATCCACTTACGGCAACCCAGCTTTTtgcctttttgtttgtttttgtgataTAAATATCATAGACGGCTTCTCTCTAATGTCTTGAttcataataaaaatgtcttttaTAAACTtagaaaatttaaatatatatataaaaaaattggttgGCTATGGTAACAATCAATAATAACAATGATTCAATGATAACTATTACCATCAATAAGATGAGAAGAAAAGTAATTAGTACAATTTCTTTATGAATACAATAACATTTGCCCATTTAATTCACATGAATTAATAGCTGAATGGTGTTACCAATAATGGTACCTGTAGGGtttataatcatattcatttattatcattCATCATCaattaaatacattgtatttccataaataaaattaatctttCATTAGATTTATGATTCTATGAAATTAAATAGAGGGTTGTGGTCACTTATCGCCCCCGCGTAAACGCATAAAATAAAGTGACATTCTTTTCAAAGATTTCATTGTTGTCTGACTGCTATTATTTAAGAGTGTGTTGTTGTCCTTGTAATATTAAAAGGTGTCATGGCCAAGACATGCTCAAAACAACGCGttgataaacatgaaaacatgtttttactAGATTTGCTACCATGACAATGAGTTAAATCTTTAAAGAAAAAGCTTTTCTAAATTTGGCAGTTTATAGTATTACCTAAAGAGATTCGAAAGCAAAAACGATCCGGGATTTATCTGCCAAAtagtctaacttatgaatattagGACTTGGTATGGTAGGAAGATGATTGGGATGGGATCAAAAATTTTGTGctcttttaaaactgtattaatgAATGTTGTGTAATCAATTAGAGTACTCTCCTTTGGATGATTTTAAAAgggtcattaaaaaaaacctttagcCCATCTGGTtctatgatattatatatattagcgCAAGAAATTCAAAGTCACTTAATGAAGTGGGTTTGACTCGAATAATACTTCTACTTCTTATGTATAAGTCTGTGCTACAACTATTGGTATGTAATATTGAATTGGTTATCAGTTACATAGTTCAACACTTTACTATTTTTAGCTCTAAAAACTGACAtcagttttttatattaagtacATTTATGTTTTCCACAAATAAATGGGTAATTTAATTAACTACAGATTATTTTAACAGGTAGCCTCATTAGATGGAAAgagattataattaatatagatTAGAATTAATTTCATATTGcgacaataaaatgaaaatatactttaagcttaatttgtttacttttatttatatactcaGAGGTTAAGACACGTACAAAAGTTTTTTCAAAAATAGATGTCACTATTGCATGATAGTTTTACAAAGTAAATGCTTGTAGTATAAACATAGCTCATATATTAGTTATTGTAAACATAGCCTCATTATATTAGTTATTGTAACATGCTCAGCTATGTGTGGAAAAAGGAATTAATAACAATCCCTAACAAGTTTCAAAGCAGACAATCACTGATgtgtatttaaacattttcaaatttgaGGATATTGACACGCAACTCTATCTACATTGGATACTCAACTAGTTTCTGGTAACAGACAAGCTgagatataaataatgtttgtcaCATATATTATCTTTGTGTATCTATATTCACAGACATTAATGCGACAAGCTAATGAagtttgatgtacatgtaaatttggTTAAGAAATgatcttttatttttgtaacaaaagtcaaaattgaatctctctctctctctctctctctctctcagcatGTACTAACCCCGTTTCACTTCAGCTGTTCAGGGGTATCTAGGGGGACTCGGTACTTTTAGAATGTTTGGTATTTCAGAGGTTTTAATATTGTCAACATTACCACATTGAGCTATAGTTCGGAAAGCACGTCTACTTGTAAGGGTATTAAACGATGCTAGAAAAAATAATAACCTtccattatattaataaatataaaattcctttcaCTTTATTGTACACTACACCAAAATCATATCATTTcagttaatacaataataattcatttatggCTTGGTAGCTAATTACACAGGTAGGTAGTTATGTGTACATCAATGATATAATGCTATTATATGACATATTGTTAAAACCAGATACCTTGAAAGTGACACTTAATGTTAGCTTTGAATAACTGTAAACCAACATGTCAGTTTGTATGTACTGTATTGTaaaccatatttatttttataatagcaATGGAATTATATTCTTATTAAATTAATCTTtagtattttattatctttaaaattatcAGATACGTTATTAGTAGTGTTATTAATTTTCTCTTTGGAATTTTGGCTTAATGGAGTACAACGCCAAATTCTATTATATTCAAATGGGTTTatagttatattaattttttgatgGTTGCTAACTGCATTGAACAAGACCATTGTTAATGTTATTATGGAAAATTATTAGTACAAGATTTACAGTCTAGAATTATTTTCTCATTTATTTGGTCATATCCATTTAGTCTCTTGGTTTCTtcttcaaaatataaaattatttgttttcgaTGACAATATTATCAATTGTGTTAGACTTGACATTGAAATATCCATAACCATGTTCAAATATGGTActaattacatgtaaatattaatgttacCATAGATACCTAATTATTCCATAATACCAGACAATGTACTTTGTCTAATGACAACAATCCATACAGGATATAATGACAGCTGCATAGTCCTCTCCTGAGACCTAAATGCCTACAGACAAGGTGTAGCAATGATCTCAGCAGCTGAGATGCTGTTCAGGTGTTTAGAGGGAGCAGTGATGTAgtttaaatgacaaaaaaattattttattaaaaatctcaATAAAACTATTTCAATCTCTTTAACGCCCCTCTTTACTAATAAACTCACTTACTGTCGTTCGTTGACGAGAGTTTCGAGAACGTAATACAACTGTAGGATATAGATGATTTTCAAAGCCTCCCAAGAAAGCCTCATGTTCTAATTTTGGTGGAGAACAGTAATGACGCATTACCAGTTCAGCCAGTTAGTTTTACTTGCCCAATATTTTTGGTGCGCGCAGATAGTGGGGGTTGTACATAAAACAGAGACGACTCCTGTCTCTCCTCCCCACAAACCCACAATCCAACAATGACCCTCTAGAAGTGTGTCAAGTTCTGACGATAGATTGGCCCTTTCTAGATTTGATTCTCAGAGGCCCCAAGCCGTGCTGGAAAACAGATGAAGAAGAGAAACAGAAGCAAGAAAAAAGGCTTGAAACATTATCTAACGCCTTTAAAAAACTATTATAGGAATGGTAGGCGAAGATGTAGAGAGagaaggtttaaaaaaaaaacacctttaagaGCTGCAAGAGCGTTATGTTATTTCACAAAAGGCTACGAGGGGACTATAGAAAGTGAGTTGAAttgtaaaacacacaaaacaaaacagcttCAGCCACACCCTCAATTAAAGTGGAGCCAGGCACTTTTGGCTGGAAATGATTGCAAGAATGGAACTGATTATTTAACCCTTTTGTGGCTAAACCCTTGTTGGTATTTGTTGGCAAAAAATGCTCACGTATGACTCTAAAGTGGTTTGTTGGGGCTGTAAAGTGGTTATGTTAGCTTTGAAATCCCTTGATCTTGCCTCTCAGCACTTTGTTGTATACTGAGTAAATAAGGCAATAGTTGTAGGAAAGGAGGCACAGGTGATATTATAGTAGGTATAAGCAAACTGTAAGAGAATAGTACAGGTCAAAGTTCATATGAAAGACACTGCTTTGtttaagaaattattttttgagAATGTTGGGTTGACTGTGGTCTTGTAATTTAGAGGGTGTTTTTCTATAAGAAGGTGACATTTTCAGAATTAAATTTTGcatttactaaatcaaaaggGTTAAGTTAAGAGAATCAAGCTTCAGCCACACCCTTAATTAAGGTGGAGCTTCTTTTATTGATTGTAGGCACTGAAAATAGTGACTCAGTTGACTCTACTTGATGTATTCATAGCAACTTAAATTACATACAACTTAACCACACCTACAGCTTGtgactttattatataataatcataacGTTTCCATAAGTAGAAAGCAAAACTATTAGTAGTCAGCTATAAATACCATTGCTTACTTAAATTAATATGCCCATGTAAATTTAtgacttatttttattatacttaatacactgtaaaaattatgAATACTTAACCCTTTTATAGGTGCGGTGTGTGGTGGTGTATTTAAGGAAGATCATGATGAGATGGTATTAGTCAGAGGGTATCGAGTTGTACTCTCTATGTGGAAATCATCTTGTACTTTCTATGGCAAGTATCTGTTGGGTATCTACCAAAAGGAAAAAGTACTAGGGCTCAGTAAAATTGCACGGTAAGAAGGCAACATAGCCAGAAACTAAGCTAAGTTTATAAGCTAACATAGCTAAATGAAATAATAGCATGTGAATCTATTAGACTAGACACAACAAGGTAGACACAACAAGGTTTGGGAAAACAACACTTACATGTATTATGGGAAAGATTTtggataaatatataaatacatttagctAAGTTAAGCTAACATAGCTAAGTTATGTGTCCTTTATAGAATGTATTtgatctttttattattttgattttttgctTTCTATTATAGAATTGTTGAAATATATAGTAGACGACTTCAATTACAAGAAAAGGCTGACAAAGCAAATAGCAGAGGCTATCATTGAAGCCATTAACCCTAGTTGGTGTGGGTGTTGTTGTCGAAGCAACGTAgtaaagagagagaagagagagggagaattATATTACTTTTTTCCTTCTCTATATACAGTCATATGTGTATGACAATGAGAGGTGTTAGTAAGACATCAAGTAAAAAAGTGACTAGTTCTATGTTGGGAGTGTTCAGAGATGATCCCAAAACAAGAGAGGAATTCTTGGCACTTACTGGTCACACAGCACGTTGACAGAGtggaatataatttttgttggaAACAAACCTATTGATGTAATATTAAGTGTTTGAATTATTAGTATGTTGCCATAGATACAAGTACATAGTAGCTAGTGTAAGATAATGTAGCTAGCTTCTCTGatcaacttttgttttacttCTTGGCTGGTAGGAAAGCAagccatttttaaaaagattataatcaaatatttctatacatgtacgttcTGTTCATGGACGTTGGTACTGCCATTGACTGTGTAATGAAGTATGTTAGATTATATTCAATacttctatacatgtacatctagcTGTTCATGGACGTTGGTACTGCCATTGACTGTGTAATGAAGTATGTTAGATTATATTCAATacttctatacatgtacatctatctGTTCATGGACGTTGGTACTGCCATTGACTGTGTAATGAAGTATGTTAGATTATATTCATacttctatacatgtacatctatctGTTCATGGACGTGGTACTGCCATTGACTGTGTAATGAAGTATGTTAGATTATATTCAATacttctatacatgtacatctatctGTTCATGGACGTTGGTACTGCCATTGACTGTATAATGAAGTATGTTAGATTATATTCAatatttctatacatgtacatctagcTGTTCATGGACGTTTGGTACTGCCATTGACTGTGTAATGAAGTATGTTAGATTGTATTCAATACTTCTACACATGTACATCTAGCTGTTCATGGACGTTGGTACTGCCATTGACTGTATAATGAAGTATGTTAGATTATATTCAatatttctatacatgtacatctagtgTTCATGGACGTTGGTACTGCAGTGACTGTGTaatgaattatattttattcaaacCATATAGCATCCATTGCATTGcaccaaaccaaaaaaaaattataataaattttaaacagttgAGAGAAATTAAATGGAAATTGCTTTAAAAATTGAGTttatcagaaaaaaattaagagatttttaataattactataataattattagaacATCAATCATCAGTCAATGATAAATGATGcaatgattacataatatatattctcACACACAAGACACATCACATGCAGGTCACATGAACTTGtagaacacatacacacatatatatatatatacacacacacaacacacacacacacatatatatggatAAGTGGAACATAGGATAATGACCAGATGACATCGATGTGGTTAAAATACTTGATGATGGTTGAATGGTTAGATGAAGAGAAGGAATATATCAGTGAGAGAAAGAGGAAAAGGAAAAAACAAGAGAGAATTCATACATTTGTAAAATGACTATTTTTACAGTTGATTAGTAAAATATGAACACAGAAATCAGAGTCTGGGTATGGAAATTTGAGAATCAGACTTGACAGAGAACATAAATACACAAAGAGGAGTATAGCACGGAACCAGCCGGTTTTGGAAGAGAACATTTAGTGAAATCACTATTCATCAGATCAAGGTAAATCAATTCTATTGGGAACTTGCGAAAAAAAATGTACTTCATGATGCATCCCAACATAACAATAATGTCTGACTAATTGAGAGTTCTATTTACAATGCaatttttttacacaaatgtaATCCATTATTTGATGGAGCATCGTTTGTCTTGGGTGGGTAATATCACTGTGAAGTCTTTGGGTGTACTGAAGTAGAATgtagtgttatttttattgtagtATCCTGCCATAAAACTGGAAGGTAACAAACatgctttcttttttttttttttttacatgtttttgATGCTTTtctattgtgtttttttaaaaatgagtaTTGTTagtgaaatgcattttataaatCGCTCTGAtctagaagagagagagagagagaggagagagattgagagagagagaggaggagagagattcgagagagaggagagagagagagagaaagagaataaTATCTTTGTCTCCTTCAATAAGTTTTAGTTAGTTCTATTGTACTTGGTGTATCCTATAAAACATGTCTATCATGTACCACAAGATCAAAGCTATAGACAACACATTGCTAAATAGTTCATATGTTGTACAAGTGAGATAAAAATATGACTTTCATACCTCCAGAGCATGTTCAGTTACACTTTTACACAGTTCATCCATGTGTGTCTCGCTGACCTCCATAGGAGAAGGGATTGTCATATTGACATAACGATGAGCACGTAGAACAGCTGGAATAGGAATTGGTGGTTGTTTCATTGAGGGACCAGTGTTGCTACGACTACGAGGAGGAGGATAGTAGGGCGGAGGAGGTAAGggctaaaaaaaaagtatttttaattggTGATAATTGCATTGATGGTGTCTAGATTCTTAAATGAGTCAGTACTAACCACATCAAGGGCCTATCTTATTACCTGATGTAATTGACGGGGGTTAGCCTTTGGAAGAGTACTATATGATCTCGGGAGAACCAATGATACTGGTAGGTACTTTAGGTCCCATGGTATAATACGAAACATTGCTACGACGACCATTTCTCTTGTCTGGATAGGGAATTTTAGGTTGAGGAGGATTACCAGCTATTGTGAAGGCATTGGGCCACCTAATGGATATAAACAGTTTAACATTGATACCAACCAAATAGAGAAcatgaaataataaaagaatggatgaatgaataatgcTAATGGATGCATGCAAACAAGATGACAGACAAGATGAAGGACATATAAACATGATGAATGGACATATAAACAAGATGAATGGACATATAAACATGATGAATGGGACATA is a genomic window of Gigantopelta aegis isolate Gae_Host unplaced genomic scaffold, Gae_host_genome ctg3740_pilon_pilon, whole genome shotgun sequence containing:
- the LOC121392398 gene encoding LOW QUALITY PROTEIN: GTP cyclohydrolase 1-like (The sequence of the model RefSeq protein was modified relative to this genomic sequence to represent the inferred CDS: deleted 2 bases in 2 codons) gives rise to the protein MLGERFSPSSRNPQTNEPSPFSLPPYNKTATATTVMDENDRSSVSDNDSVHSPQSRNEAASIHPSSADDKPKPAPGKKTRGRVKIEMQYIQNKLRRYTTFSKRKSGIMKKTCLHTPDPPPQASEYDIRMSATGYEETELGYGLSDEEAFKPIRILMAIRKTDWDILKEATLTNTIFWNGRRRCRERRFKKKTPLRAARALCYFTKGYEGTIESAVCGGVFKEDHDEMVLVRGYRVVLSMWKSSCTFYGKYLLGIYQKEKVLGLSKIARIVEIYSRRLQLQERLTKQIAEAIIEAINPSGVGVVVEATHMCMTMRGVSKTSSKKVTSSMLGVFRDDPKTREEFLALTGHTAR